A genomic window from Caballeronia sp. SBC1 includes:
- a CDS encoding asparaginase, which translates to MTSSHISLPRIAVLATGGTIAGEAGDAAKTSGYKAGVVGVDKLLGAVPSLAQVAQIQAEQVASIDSKDMAPALWATLCARVNALLAQDDIDGIVITHGTDTLEETAYLLHLTVKSEKPVVLTAAMRPATALSADGPLNLLNAVTVAASRASWKQGVLVAFNNQIHCARDVTKTSTYAVDAFRSPEGGALGWVQDGQVEFQRSVVRPHTLHSPFQMSAELPAVEIVTSYAGASRAAIDAFVAAGVKGLVIAGTGNGSIHSTLQQAVADAVKQGVAVVRSSRVGAGHVMRNGAAPDDALGSLTAGALNPYKARVLLMLALSAGTAPADLQRVFDTY; encoded by the coding sequence ATGACCTCCTCACACATTTCATTGCCGCGGATCGCGGTGCTGGCCACCGGCGGGACCATCGCGGGCGAGGCCGGCGATGCCGCGAAAACCTCGGGTTACAAGGCCGGCGTGGTCGGCGTCGATAAACTGCTCGGTGCCGTGCCTTCGCTCGCGCAAGTCGCGCAGATTCAGGCCGAGCAAGTAGCGAGCATCGACAGCAAGGACATGGCTCCGGCGCTATGGGCCACGCTCTGCGCGCGGGTGAATGCGTTGCTGGCGCAGGACGATATCGACGGCATTGTCATCACGCACGGCACCGATACGCTCGAGGAAACCGCGTACCTGCTGCATCTGACCGTTAAAAGCGAAAAGCCCGTGGTGCTCACAGCGGCCATGCGGCCGGCCACGGCTTTATCCGCCGATGGCCCCCTGAATCTCCTGAACGCGGTAACGGTGGCGGCAAGCCGGGCATCGTGGAAGCAGGGCGTGCTGGTCGCGTTCAACAACCAGATCCACTGCGCCCGCGACGTGACCAAGACGAGCACCTACGCCGTCGATGCCTTCCGTTCGCCGGAAGGCGGCGCGCTCGGCTGGGTGCAGGACGGGCAGGTGGAATTCCAGCGTTCAGTGGTCAGGCCGCACACGCTGCACAGTCCATTCCAGATGTCCGCTGAACTGCCCGCGGTCGAGATCGTCACGAGTTACGCGGGGGCGTCGCGAGCGGCTATCGATGCATTCGTTGCCGCCGGTGTCAAAGGGCTCGTGATTGCAGGGACGGGCAACGGCTCGATTCATTCGACGCTGCAACAAGCCGTCGCCGATGCCGTGAAACAAGGCGTGGCGGTGGTGCGGTCGTCGCGGGTAGGAGCGGGGCATGTGATGCGCAACGGTGCTGCGCCCGACGATGCACTCGGCTCGCTCACGGCAGGCGCCTTGAACCCGTACAAGGCGCGTGTGCTGCTGATGCTGGCGTTGTCGGCAGGCACTGCGCCGGCAGATTTGCAACGCGTGTTCGATACATACTGA
- a CDS encoding GNAT family N-acetyltransferase, whose amino-acid sequence MTSTPPIEIRSVAVGDFDAWLALWRGYQAFYKTDIPMDTTLRTWARMLDPAEPVFGALAAMDGRVVGMVHWIMHRSCWTAGDYCYLQDLYVEPDIRGAGIGRKLIEHVYAKAEEAQCSRVWWLTHETNTDAMLLYDRIADRSGFVQYRKMLA is encoded by the coding sequence ATGACATCGACACCCCCGATTGAGATCAGATCCGTGGCCGTTGGCGACTTCGATGCGTGGTTGGCGTTATGGCGCGGTTATCAGGCGTTCTACAAGACCGATATTCCCATGGACACGACCCTGCGCACTTGGGCGCGCATGCTCGATCCCGCGGAGCCGGTATTCGGCGCACTGGCGGCAATGGATGGCCGTGTGGTCGGCATGGTGCACTGGATCATGCACCGGTCGTGCTGGACTGCAGGCGATTATTGTTATCTGCAGGACTTGTACGTTGAACCGGATATTCGCGGAGCCGGGATTGGACGCAAGCTCATCGAGCATGTGTATGCCAAGGCTGAGGAAGCACAATGCTCACGCGTCTGGTGGCTGACGCACGAAACCAACACCGACGCGATGCTGTTATATGACCGCATCGCAGATCGGTCGGGGTTTGTGCAGTATCGGAAGATGCTGGCGTGA